The genome window CTTTGATTTGACGAGGGAGGAGAAGCTCCTCACTCTGCGCTCGCCGGACAGCCTCAACGGCTACGGCATCATCCACGTTTCACCCAATTTTAACACTCTCATGTGGATGGAAGGTTTCACCCTGTCCGGATCGCCGTTGGAGCTTGCACGCCGGGTTTGGCCCAAAGATTACACCCCTTTCtggtaattttcttttttcttaattttttaaactacTCAAGGTATTTAAGTGTTACATATCTCAATTATGTCTTCTAcactattgaaaaaaaaaaatcatcatgtCTCATGTTAACCATAATTaatgagttttttcccaaaatggtccctcgactattgctcattctcaattttgcatttcgactttcaatagCACCTAATGtgatccttcgactttcaaaaactcacccaatttggtcctccgttacatattccgtcaaatcagtgttaaaatggagggtatttttgtccatttacctattgttagcctaataaacattgagaaatagttgagggaccattttgagaatagtcaagggaccattttgggaaaaactattttatttatttcatttttgtttattttcattttttagactctataaaattagaatttctatacaatttttttcttacaaatataaatagttaaaatcgtgcaatccatcctaaaaatttttaacttttttacagactttttccttctatctaaatatacaaactattcctatgcagatttacaataagtttcgtaaattttataaatactcattttttaagcaccgattaaaataattcttagtcacattcgtagtactaaatatattactttcgatttttttataaataagatataatattattaaactcaaataattaaaaataatgtgcccacatcacaaaagattttatgattgacttaaaaattaactataaattttattgttgaatacaaattgacaattattaaacattatttataataattattgtgtcccgtgtaatatactaaaattattaggtaggatttttataattaaggtataatttaattaaatcaaaattattaaaaataatgtgtccacattacaaaataaattatacttgccttaataattaataattaataaaaaaaataagaagaggaaaacatataaaagatgtcatacaatatcttaaataatgtaaattaatataaaatttaataattactttgaaatcaaatacagaaaatattacaggaaacattgacgagattttacttttcggctcacctgagaagtttactagaaaaatttacctttcgatccaatattttccctacattttacactctttgggtgtctacgcttgaaaaaaaaatattttcaatggtaaaagtaatatttaatgtgatacatagtgattgattgtctatgaacataaaaaaaaaaaaagaataaaaatagaagtatatgagtatttatgaaatttacggaatttattgtaaaacttcataggaatagtttgtatatttagaggaaaagtctgtaaagaaagttaaaaattttgaggttggattgcgcgattttaactatttatatttgtaagaaaaaaatgtatagaaattctaattttgtagagtctaaaaaatgaaaataaacaaaaatgaaataaataaaatagtttttcccaaaatggtcccttgactattctcaaaatggtccatcaactatttctcaacgtttattaggctaacaataggtaaatggacgaaaatgccctccattttaatactgatttgacggaatatgtaacggagaaccaaattgggtgagtttttgaaagtcgagggaccacattaagtgcaattgaaagtcgaaatgcaaaattgagaatgagcaatagtcgagggaccattttgggaaaaaactcattAATTATGGTTAACATGAGacatgatgatttttttttttcaatagtgTAGAAGACATAATTGAGATATGTAACACTTAAATACCTTGAgtagtttaaaaaattaagaaaaaagaaaattaccaGAAAGGGGTGTAATCTTTGGGCCAAACCCGGCGTGCAAGCTCCAACGGCGATCCGGACAGGGTGAAACCTTCCATCCACATGAGAGTGTTAAAATTGGGTGAAACGTGGATGATGCCGTAGCCGTTGAGGCTGTCCGGCGAGCGCAGAGTGAGGAGCTTCTCCTCCCTCGTCAAATCAAAGAAGCGACGAGCCTGATGCTCAATTTGGGCAAGAAGCTCCATTGGAATGCCGTGGTTGGTC of Ipomoea triloba cultivar NCNSP0323 chromosome 3, ASM357664v1 contains these proteins:
- the LOC116013015 gene encoding gibberellin 3-beta-dioxygenase 1-like, translating into MSKELEHLIPIDFKNMVQVPDSHTWLDSPCINNSCSIDESVPLIDLEDPQALEKIKKACENWGVFQVTNHGIPMELLAQIEHQARRFFDLTREEKLLTLRSPDSLNGYGIIHVSPNFNTLMWMEGFTLSGSPLELARRVWPKDYTPFW